One Lysobacter enzymogenes DNA segment encodes these proteins:
- a CDS encoding ATPase domain-containing protein, with protein sequence MEVLKMRGQATLPGLHTFRIGPEGIEVFAPALIAAAMDRGAGTKPRLGMGDATLDEMLGGGLPQGYSLLVAGPSGSGKSILASAFLSEGDRVGERGVIAVFEQQPNRGRNERLIELIETGCVGLVDSRASDLSIDEVILLLLKEVERLGATRVVIDSLSAFELALAPTFREDFRQSLARLVSAMAKAGVSLLMTSELEDRYTDLRFSPYGTAFLTDAIIVQRYIEIDSRLLRVIAVVKVRASAHSNDLRLYEIDSDGLRIAGRLDDREGLLGGRPTRKTGTHGTCDDGRG encoded by the coding sequence ATGGAGGTGCTGAAGATGCGCGGTCAAGCCACCTTGCCTGGCCTGCATACCTTCCGCATCGGCCCGGAGGGCATCGAAGTATTCGCGCCGGCCCTGATCGCAGCGGCTATGGACCGTGGCGCCGGCACCAAGCCGCGGCTGGGGATGGGCGATGCGACTCTGGACGAAATGCTTGGAGGTGGCTTGCCCCAGGGATACTCGTTGCTTGTCGCGGGCCCCTCCGGCTCGGGAAAGAGCATCTTGGCCTCGGCGTTCCTGAGCGAGGGGGATCGCGTGGGAGAGCGGGGTGTGATCGCCGTGTTCGAACAGCAACCCAACCGTGGTCGTAACGAACGACTGATCGAACTGATCGAGACTGGATGCGTGGGCCTGGTCGATAGCCGTGCCAGCGATCTGTCCATAGACGAGGTGATTCTGCTGTTGCTCAAGGAGGTGGAACGTCTCGGTGCTACGCGAGTGGTCATCGATTCGCTCTCGGCGTTCGAACTGGCGCTGGCGCCGACATTCCGCGAGGATTTTCGTCAGTCTCTGGCGCGCTTAGTTTCCGCGATGGCTAAGGCTGGTGTAAGCCTGCTGATGACATCAGAACTGGAGGACCGCTATACCGACTTGCGCTTTAGCCCCTATGGCACTGCATTCCTGACCGACGCCATCATCGTGCAGCGCTATATCGAGATCGATAGTCGCTTGTTGCGAGTTATCGCGGTAGTCAAAGTTCGGGCCAGCGCCCATTCAAACGACTTGCGGTTGTATGAAATCGATAGCGATGGTCTACGGATTGCCGGACGACTGGACGATCGCGAGGGCCTTCTCGGGGGGCGACCTACCCGCAAAACCGGCACGCATGGTACTTGCGATGACGGTCGTGGCTAG